The region ggtgaacgctgcccacattacgattttctggcccacattacgattttctggtgaacactgcccacattacgattttctggtgaactctgcccacattacgattttctgtcccacattacgatattttggtgaacgctgcccacattgcgattttctggtcactgctgcccacattgcgattttctggtcactgctgcccacattgcgattttctggtgtctgctgcccacattacgattttctggtgtctgctgcccacattgcgattttctggtgtctgctgcccacattgcaattttcaggtgtctgctgcccacattactattttcaggtgtctgctgcccacattacgattttcaggtgtctgctgcccacattacgattttcaggtgtctgctgcccacattgcgattttcaggtgtctgctgcccacattacgattttcaggtgtctgctgcccacattgcgattttttaggtgtctgctgcccacattacgattttctggtgtatgctgcccacattacgattttctggtgtatgctgcccacattacgattttctggtcactgctgcccacattgcgattttctggtgactgctgcccacattgcgattttcaggtgtctgctgcccacattacgattttcaggtgtctgctgcccacattacgattttcaggtgtctgctgcccacattacgattttcaggtgtctgctgcccacattgcgatttttcaggtgtctgctgcccacattacgattttcaggtgtctgctgcccacattgcgattttctggtgtctgctgcccacattacgattttctggtgtatgctgcccacattacgattttctggtgactgctgcccacattgcgattttctggtgactgctgcccacattgcgattttctggtgactgctgcccacattgcgattttctggtgactgctgcccacataaggattttctggtgactgctgcccacattacgatattctggtgactgactgctgcccacattaggattttctggtgactactgcccacattacgatattctggtgactgctgcccacattaggattttctggtcactgctgcccacattgcgattttctggtgactgctgcccacattgcgattttctggtgaactctgcccacattacgattttctggcccacattacgattttctggtgaacactgcccacgttacgaatgtctggtgaatgctgtccacgttacgattttctggtgaacactgcccacgttacgattgtctggtgaatgctgtccacgttacgattttctggtgaacgctgcccacattacgattttctggcccacattacgattttctggtgaacactgcccacgttacgattgtctggtgaatgttgtccatgttacaattttctggtgaacgctgcccacattacaattttctggtgaactctgcccacattacgattttctggcccacattacgattgtctggtaaaatgctgcccactttacaattaatttacagtgaaacgctgccccattacgattatttggcacctatggggggggccccatccaaatattcgcaggggggcccagtgatttctagttacgcccctggacagaCTCTATTAGTCAGGCGGCAAAATCCATTGCACTATCCTCTGATGAAGCAACGCTAACTTGCGATACATGTGAGGCACAGTTAGGATGGCGGTTACATTCAGAACACCTTGGGTGAGTTGCTTTCTTACTTTTTACCCCTATTGCAGTGATTGGGAATTCAGGTTAGCACGCGTTAGATGGCGGGTAGGCTTCTTATGTGGAGGTGTCTCTTTGGTCGACTATTGATTTCATACTCTTGCAATGCTTGCCTTGGTTATGCAGTTTTTAATATATGCACTTACCCATGATGTCTGGTAATTtataattataattgatattGCTAATACTCATTTCATACTCATTTAGTGTATAGTTCATACTCATGCAATGTTTGCCTTGGTTATGCAATGATGTCTGgtaatttataatttataataataatactaatttaATACTAATTTAATGTATAATTCATACTCATGCAATGTTTGCCTTGGTTATGCAATGATGTctggtggggggccgccgagctggaggggtagcgggcaggatgggggtattgggcctagcggtggggaggggggtcggacctcccctccctcgcctgggtcccccaatctgtgctcccctccagctttaaatagcgagtaagcagccatccagccgacagtaagaggcacaggcgggtgatcactcacctcttcctcgttccaacgtgcgctccactgacgtcacttcctgcaccgccggccacgtacaatacagtgggcggcgttacaggaagtgacgtcagtggagcacacgctggaatgaggaagaggtgagtgatcccctgcccgtgcctcttactgtcggctggacggctgcttactcgctatttatagctggaggggagcgcagatcgggggacccaggcgagggaggtgggagtccgaccccccctccccaccgctaggcccaatacccccgtcctgcccgctacccctccagctcggcggccggccacccgcgcacccacggacgggcggatgccgcccttagaagtttgccgcctgaggcaaatgtttcaccacgcctcatgagcgggccggccctggtccctGATCAATAAAGATTTTTGCTTATGGCATTTTATATTAACTAATATATTGATTTCATGCTATATGCAATCTTTTTCTTGTTCTTGATTGATtattacctcaccacagcagacttTCTCAAGACACTTCTGAGAAAAGTATCTGTCCTCTTCCTAATTCTACTATTCTCATCATTTTTATCATCCATGTGTATAGCTTTAGGTAGATGTAAGGGGTAAGTGTATTTCTATGAGACACATCCCTCTGTTCAGATGCTACAGGCACTTGAGTGCTGTTCcacatcttttcaatggaaatgcTAGATCTACCAAGCtattttttgttcagaaaaagtTCATGGACCCGAGGCTGATTTACAAAAAAACTACCAAACattttatggtgtgtggccacctttagtagaaaaggagtaagctttcagctatgaaGCCTTCCTTAGACTCGATTCCTGTATCATTCTGATACAGGATTtgagtctgaggaaggcttcatagataaaagcttactccttttcttctaagaTAGCCAATATATGTGGTATCATCaggattcaaaacttctttcttCTATTATTATGTGCAATTGGATCTTCACCACCTCTGGTGCCAAGAGAGAAGTGGACTGATATTATGGGCAAGATTTATGGTGGAAACTGGAAATACCCTTCATaataaggggacccccagatactTGCCCTCATCCAGGTAAATATATAATAgatgttatccccccccccccttataatccAGAAAAagtaatatatttattttatttgaaaataaaaacacaataaaatatttaattaaaatgtttttttaacactttttctttttttcttttacctgtACTGTTCTGCATTTTTTATCTGTATCCGTTCTTCACATCTGTATAATTCTTTCTTCTCATCTGTTATTCATTATTGTCACATTCAAATGCAATACTGATCCGAAGCCACATCACTGGCTCATTTGAACTTTCTGACCATGAGTAATCCTCAGagcaaaaaatgaaaataattaaaaaaatgtgtgtgtgtgtgtgttttatttgctTTTGAATCTGTATGGTAAATAGACAGAGGTTCAAAAATGACCACTATATGCAATTTACCTGGGAGGGGACACATACCTAGGTGTCCTCTTATTATGAAGGGAAGCTTCCAGATTTCACCATaatcccccttccccccataaTATCACCGCCGCCTCCTTATGGGCACTGATGGCAGGGAAACCCTGTTGTCCATAACGGTGGACAAACTGGTAGAAGTGTTGTTAACCCCTGTTTGCTGAGTACCGCCCAAATGTAATTGACCATGTGGACTGGTATTGTGAAGGGCTGTAGCACCAGGATCTTGGGCTCAAATTCCCTAAGGAATTCCTGTGTGCATGGAGGACAAGAGATTAATGAGGCTGGGGGGACAGTGGGGGCATGCTTTTTTTGAAACACAGTATTATTATTAgatctgctcaaatccggatccaggagacatttggatagttctatccggatatctcccagttacctgtgcagaGTGAGCGGgcagggtcaatcttacctgtctgacgtcttcttcggtccatccctcggcgcctcccacgatgcgatccaagcggcggtcacatgattacaaacacttcctccttccgggttgaaggaggaagtgtttgtaatcatgtgacgcacgtggagcgcatcgtgggaggcgccgagggacggacgaagaagacgtcagacaggtaagattgaccccgcccatctaccccgcacaggtttactgggagatatccggatagcaactatctgggtaTCTCCCAGATCTGGATTTAAGCAGCTCTAATTATTATTTAATgttaactaaaaaaaatgtttatagtgCTGTCAAAGGTGATTTTACTGGCCATCATGCTGCATGGCCACAACAAGTCTATGTAATACAAATTACTGAAGTTAATGGATAAACAAATTCCAATTCCATTGAAAATATACTGAATCATATTTACTGTATGTCCTTGTTTCAGAAGCAGGAGAAAAATTAAGCAGATTTATCAAAATCAGCGCAAGGAAAAATTGAGCAAAACTGGCGCAAAATAAAtagttgttcagagcagccaatcagaatcctttatCTGGGCATCTGCACCCGTTTTGCCATAGTTTTTCTCAAATTTTCCTTGCATGGcttttatataccgtattttgggcataaaagacgcactttttctccacccaaaatggggagaaaatgtccctgcatcttatatgccaaatatagggagtccctgacttacctgtgtcctcctcctctgctccccgtgTGTCCTTCTTGTTTGtccttagtatatattttttgccctctaaacctgggtgtgtcttatagtccagagagtcttatatgctgaaaaatatggtatgtgCTCGTTTACAGCAAACCAGGGctgtttttttatttggttttaatggCAAGGTAGCAAGTCCTATTACAGGATATTGTCAACTTGTCAACATTTAGTATTCAAAGATGCAGCCGTACCTGTTAAATGTATTTTTGCTGTGGACTCCTCATGAAATTGGATGCTGGTGCACTGCAATTGACCATACTGCAGCTCTGCTCTGGTCCTGCCCAATCCCCATTTGAAGGTGGGCAGAAACCCCCAATAGCCTTGCAATCCCAGGGGGCAACAGTGGATGAAATACACCATAACTGCTCATATACAGTCTTACTATACTGTCAGTTTCATGAATGGTACAGGTGTTTAGTAACTGATTGAAGTTCCAGGACGCAGATTCTACatcctaattagtactgctgtaggtTCTAGGGTGTAGAATCTATGTCCTGCATTAAAAACCCACTGTCTGCCGCCGCGTGTGAACTTGCACGCTACCACGTGTGCACGTGATTGTGCATGCTCCCACGCATGCACGTGGCCATGCATGCTTGTGTACATGCATGTGCATGGTCCTATGAATGCTTGTTGCTAGCTAATaacaacaatcattcaataaagttaaggaaaaaaaatgttgaaaagttaaaaaaattattaaagtGACATGTTCCCtaaaaataaaaaggtttttttttagccCCCAGTTAATTTCTAACCCCAACTTAACCTATTAGcccattattaacccctgcaatTTGTTTTCCTGGTTTTAACCAGGAAGGGctaaataattcatttttttgtgttttacaaCTGTGAAGCATTTCATTTAAACATAAGGAAGggtgacatttttttaaaattggtaTTTTCTGCATTGATGCCTAATTTTTCCTCATATAAtcactataaaataaaatagttttgggagaaaaatattacccaaagaatgccttgattgtactgaaaaaaaaacaagatatatattacTCAGATagcataagtaattaaaaagttactgctgtatcaaaatgACACTGCTAAcatgtcaaaaatgtcaggaaccttaaagagaatctgtactctaaaattcttacaataaaaagcataccattctattcattatgttctcctgagcccctctgtgctgtttctgccactccctgctgcaatcctggcttgtaattgccagttttaggcagtgtttactagcaaaagacatggctgctaaccagcatgtgataggctgagagaagctcagtctgtgactcatacggagcctgcagggggcgtggagagggtgtgtatagcttctgcctatcacaagcagagcagacaATTgctgcctgactgcctgagctgagaaagccgtcaaaggaaagaagattagattatataacagagataatacagccactgtgcaaccaggaaaggctgcagtaagtcagaccacattagaacaggtataggaacttattggatagaagaaataaggctgaacattttgttacagagtctctttaaggggcaaaAACCGTGGAACTCGAAccagttaaattttttttttactttgatatACACTTCTAATACAAGTCAAAAAGCCATAACATATTTGTTTCTATGATTTATTAAAGTTTTCTTTAGAAGTTAAAAAAGTgaaagaaaaataatacaatctACAGGCAGTATTGTAAGCACATTTTGGTGTGACTGAATACATCAATAGATAGATACAGACTGCAAGTTGCAATATCATAAGTTGTCAGGGTCCTATTTGTGgtctgtaggtgggaggagagaaTAAAGTACAACTATAAATCTACGACTAGCAaatataaaaatgagaagttactATTTTTAAAATGGCACCATGAGTTAAATGTTCAACtaggaaaaggaaataaattaaaatgatagTAAGTAGAAAAAAGCTCGatctaaaaaaaattagactgatttatatttatatatctcTACTCTATTCAGAGAAGAACTTCTGTGACaattataatagtaatcacaaaagtgtaatattttaaatgttgcttaAGAAGTGTATTAGCTATTGGGTTATGGAGTCCTGGTCTATGTCCTCACTAATGTCTGCTGCAGAAGCAGTTACTGAGAGTTTCCTGTCAGAAGGCATGGAAAAATGTTTGGTTGACATGTGACTGCTGCTTGTATCTTGCAGGAAGTTCATGTTATCAGCACGATGTTCTGTATTGTTTGAATTGGCTTGTATGTTACTGTTATCTTTCAAGCTGTTAATTTTCCATGGGACACTCAGATATTTCTGGATCTCAATAGCTGGGCTTCTCCTGTTTGGATTGATGGCAAGAAGTCTGTGAAACATGATTAGTGCCTGCCGTGTAAACTGCTTCCACTGAGAAGGAATTTTGTGGTCGTCTCCTGTACACTGCCAATTGACAAACTCTGCATATTGCTTGTCCTTACTCATGGCCGTGTCCCAGGGAAAGAACCCACTGGAGATGCAAAACAGTAGGACACCAAAAGACCACACATCAAGGCTGGAGTCAAGCTCAAGCGTCTCATTATCCTCTAAGTTGCAAAGTTCAGGAGGCGAGTAAGGAAGAACCCCTTTCATGGGAGATGCTAAAAAGCCCTCAAGACGTGTTAATCCAAAGTCTGCAAGTTTTATACAGTGACATGCATCATCAAAAATTAGAACATTGTCCAGTTTGACATCTCTGTGGACAAGGGCTTTGCTGTGCATGAAGTCCAGAGCTTCTGCTAATTGCATGGCACATCGTTTTACAACTGTCTCAGGTAGCCCAACCTAAAAGAAATTAGAAACAAATAAAAATTATTACGCAACCCATACAATGCAAAACAAGCAACTTTATGGACACAAAACCAAGTGAATTATATTTCAACacaacaggagatattggcagcgcttccaaatacaggctgcaACTGAGTTGACtaactgcatagatgtgcagagcccaaaacatgggcagattacacaacttgcattcaaaacagatgcagcaaagggGGATGTTAGCTTCTAAAACAGTTTACTTGCAGATTGTtaagtactagactcttccacggtGATGACGTGCCTTTGCGGAAGAGATCTAACCATAAGCTAAACCTAACCACTAGCTAACAGTTAAAACATAGTATGAACCTGAGGCTGCTAGCCATATACAGTGTcatgtattcggcccccttgaagttttccacattttgtcacattactgccacaaacatgaatcaatttgattggaatttcacgtgaaagaccaatacaaagtggtgtacacgtgagaagtggaacgaaaatcatacatgattccaaacatttttttacaaatcaataactgcaaagtggggtgtgcataattattcagccccctttggtctgagtgcagtcagttgcccatagacattgcctgatgagtgctaatgactaaatagagtgcacctgtgcgtaatctaatgtcagtacaaatacagctgctctgttgtctaagagaatattgggagcaacaacaccatgaagtccaaagaacacaccagacaggtcagggataaagttattgagaaatttaaagcaggcttaggctacaaaaagatttccaaagccttgaacatcccatggagcactgttcaagcgatcattcagaaatggaaggagtatggcacaactgtaaacctaccaagacaaggccgtccacctaaactcacaggccgaacaaggagagcactaatcagaaatgcagtcaagaggcccatgttgactctggatgagctacagagatctacagctcaggtgggggaatctgtctataggacaactattagtcgtgcactgcacaaagttggctcttatggaagagtgacaagaagaagctattgttaacagaaaagcataagaagttctgtttgcagtttgccacaagccatgtgggggacacagcaaacatgtgtaagaaggtgctctggtcggatgagaccaaaatggaactttttggccaaaatgcaaaatgctatgtgtggcagaaaactaacaatgcacatcactctgaacacaccatccccactgtcaaatatagtggtggcagcatcatgccctggggctgctgcaaagttggtagagacataccctaaaagactggcagctgtaattgcagcaaaaggtggttctacaaagtattggctcggggggctgaataattacacacaccccactttgcagttattgatttgtaaaaaatgttaggaatcatgtatgattttcgttccacttctcacatgtacaccactttgtattggtctttcacatggaattccaattaaattgattcatgtttgtggcagtaatgtgacaaaatgtggaaaacttcaagggggccgaatacttttgcaagccactgtatggtctacacattttctaaagaacagggAAAAGATTGGCAGTGCTCTTAAACAGGTTGTTTTTCAGATGCAGCCTAATTAGGTGTGCTGTCAATATTTTCCCTGTTCCCTATATTCAGCACAAACCTAATATTGTGGAAATTGAACTCAGGCTATATGTTTTTCTACAGTTTTGGAAAAAGTAGGCAAaggttattaataataataatgtactgtATCTCTGATTTGTATTACAGGATGTGTTCCTGCGGTAGAGACTTGAGACATGATTACTTTCACATTTCCGATAGTGTTACTGGTTAGCAATAATCTAATACCACAATGTTCAATACAAATAACAGTCCCATGAAAAACTACCACATGTCTATGCCTAAAGAAAAATGCTAGGAATAGCTAGGGCCCACAGTTTGGGGATCCCAGTGCTgcatagatgcattgctaggcaacaacatcTATATGGGTCCCCAAGCTGTCGCCCTAGTGATCACATTCGATCGCTAGgggtggcagccattacaggtgtccaaGAATCCTGAAGCCAAGTGTAGATGACACAAAGGGTTCATTAGTTAGTTcactacaggaaaaaaaaaacgtttccttTTTTTTAACGGAACGCTGTAATTTTAACTttaaaaaaagttaaactttttttatttttacttttcatgAATGATtggcagcaatcattcactatAGTATGGGTGCGCGAGCATGCACACATTCACTATtggcagcaatcattcactatAGTATGGGTACGTGAGCATGCACACATTCACTATtggcagcaatcattcactattGTATGGGTGCACAAGCATGCACACATTCACTATtggcagcaatcattcactattGTATGGGTGCGCGAGCATGCACACATTCACTATtggcagcaatcattcactatAGTATGGGTACGCGAGCATGCACACATTCACTATtggcagcaatcattcactattGTATGGGTGCACAAGCATGCACACATTCACTATtggcagcaatcattcactattGTATGGGTGCGCGAGCATGCACACATTCACTATtggcagcaatcattcactatAGTATGGGTACGCGAGCATGCACACGTTCACTATtggcagcaatcattcactaCTGTATGGGTGCCCAAGCATGCACACATTCACTATtggcagcaatcattcactattGTATGAGTGCGCGAGCATGCACACATTCACTATtggcagcaatcattcactatAGTATGGGTACGCGAGCATGCACACGTTCACTATtggcagcaatcattcactattGTATGAGTGCGCGAGCATGCACACATTCACTATtggcagcaatcattcactattGTATGAGTGCGCGAGCATGCACACATTAATGAGCGTCGGGGGCGGCTGCTTTTAGTACAGGTTGTGAGTCTCACGTCCAGGGATAtttagtgtagccaattaggatcTGAGACTCACTTCAGTAAatctaaagtggttaaaataacgatTTGTAAAGTAAGCCAGCTTAACCTTTATTTTTAATACAGTAGTTTTTTTTCTTGAATTACTTTTCTACAATTAAAAAATATTAAACAGTTCATTTCCCTCACCGTATAAACCAGTTATGCACAAGGTATTCGCAAGGAAGAGTAACCAAGGTTGGGGGGTTGGAAAATCCTATTATGGTTCTGTCAAGAGGATACAAGTCTCCCCACCTTCTGCCAGGAACACAAGTCCTTGCCCCTTAATGCCATTCACTTTTTTCCAGAGATTTCTCCTAGTAGATACAAAGATACAATGCAATCCCACAGCAGATTGATTGTTTCTGTAAAATGGATCGATTCCACTGATCTGATTGAATTGGTCAGTGGGAATTCAACCATTAATGGGCACGACAGATTATTTCTGATTGAACTATAAGAGACGAGATTGTATCGTTAATGATGACTTTCGCTTTCCTTTCACTGTGGAAGAACTAACAGTAATATTACAAACAATTTCATACACACTGTAGTAACCCACATGACTATGCCCAGGAATTAAGATCTACTAATAAAACTAAAGCAAAGCACAGCTGTTAATGACAAATCAACTAAAGATAGGAGATTAGGCTCTGCAATAGAGCTCTGATTCCATGAGCATGGGCAAAGCCTAACGCAGCCCAAGCAAAGAATCattctcagggcccttttccactagagcgattgtgattgctgaatcgcaaaatcgcaaatcgctagtgatttttaaatcgctagagttgttactttatcatagaaatcacgagaagtattttccactacagtgattcgatttggaaatcgctaatcgcaaatagcaatcgcttgctggagcgatttttacaatgataatgcaatgaaaatcacaaatcgcaatcgcataacagaattaatgaaaaatcgcaatcgctggcgtttgtgatttgtgattgcgattgctagtggaaaagggccctcaaagtcTGTCTGGGATAAATGTTACGGCATAATGTGATTATTCCTATGAGAATGAATATAACTAATTCAATTTGCATTTGGCTATCACTTGTGTTTATGCTAACCAAGTATTAAACATTTACTGACATCTAATCCATCCTGTTACCCATGCTTTGCAATGCTTTGGAGtccacttaaagtgaacatgaaccaagtaaaattatttaaaataaacacacgatgtacctgcaaatgaatattacataattaccttgctgtcagttcctctcaaaagctcaccattttccttccatttctgactttttatcagaactgaaatatatcagttgctgtgatttatatatcagttgctgtcagttatagctgaaaggacaactgatgagcaaggtagtgtccatgtttacctatggctcaagtaggcaaTATTACAGCTTAACAGTGTGcttaccaggaagctgttatgaggtcaTCGCAATTTTCAAAAGGGAGGGcagagaattccatcaatcacagtgggcaaacagaATGTGGAGAGGAGACCCTATAGACGCCCAACTTAATTGAGGCTATTAGGGGAAATGTGTGCACCAGAGAgcatgaagcatctgctatttgtagccacagtttgtatAACAGGCAGCCTTGTTGtccgcttttttttgggggggggggcacttctgCCCCCTttgcattccatgtgcagtcacctcctctatgtgtaacatccatgtgctgcaAACCCCCTTCCCATATCATATACAGCACCCCTCCCAATACTGTTGTCCATTCTACCTTCCTCCCTTACTCACTCCTACTCGTGCTCTAGCAACTACTGTAGCTGGACATGTGTGGTTTGTGAACTCATGCATATCTAGTGCAAATGCACGAGTTCACGTTTACTGGCCATGCACAGTTTGGAACTCTAGCATGCACCAGCCATGGGCTTGTCCCATGGAGCTCATTCAATTGCCTGGTGGTTGAATAATTAAACTTGTTGAATACAAGACAGACAATGGAGGTCACAAACGGTGGTAGGTGCTTCTTCAAAGTCATATGAGAACCTTCATTTTGCATGATAGTTTCGTTTAAGCTACTCTTTCAAATCTCAGATT is a window of Hyperolius riggenbachi isolate aHypRig1 chromosome 6, aHypRig1.pri, whole genome shotgun sequence DNA encoding:
- the LOC137522789 gene encoding serine/threonine-protein kinase SBK1-like isoform X1 translates to MFPGPPEISHTAVSLDKAEDGIPRGIIITAKSKEIYVMDENEQILQRMMNLTSRRLQHIQLKEQYRILKELGSGSYGQVLQAEHKLQGNVMALKLMKKTKTKKDNFLMEYCVSLCLASHPNIIGTFAVAFETNKYFSFGQELATAGDLYSITVPKVGLPETVVKRCAMQLAEALDFMHSKALVHRDVKLDNVLIFDDACHCIKLADFGLTRLEGFLASPMKGVLPYSPPELCNLEDNETLELDSSLDVWSFGVLLFCISSGFFPWDTAMSKDKQYAEFVNWQCTGDDHKIPSQWKQFTRQALIMFHRLLAINPNRRSPAIEIQKYLSVPWKINSLKDNSNIQANSNNTEHRADNMNFLQDTSSSHMSTKHFSMPSDRKLSVTASAADISEDIDQDSITQ
- the LOC137522789 gene encoding serine/threonine-protein kinase SBK1-like isoform X2 — its product is MDENEQILQRMMNLTSRRLQHIQLKEQYRILKELGSGSYGQVLQAEHKLQGNVMALKLMKKTKTKKDNFLMEYCVSLCLASHPNIIGTFAVAFETNKYFSFGQELATAGDLYSITVPKVGLPETVVKRCAMQLAEALDFMHSKALVHRDVKLDNVLIFDDACHCIKLADFGLTRLEGFLASPMKGVLPYSPPELCNLEDNETLELDSSLDVWSFGVLLFCISSGFFPWDTAMSKDKQYAEFVNWQCTGDDHKIPSQWKQFTRQALIMFHRLLAINPNRRSPAIEIQKYLSVPWKINSLKDNSNIQANSNNTEHRADNMNFLQDTSSSHMSTKHFSMPSDRKLSVTASAADISEDIDQDSITQ